One segment of Oreochromis niloticus isolate F11D_XX unplaced genomic scaffold, O_niloticus_UMD_NMBU tig00007204_pilon, whole genome shotgun sequence DNA contains the following:
- the LOC106097127 gene encoding structural maintenance of chromosomes protein 3 isoform X1 encodes MAAVTVCSTTKGLFLMFTLLSLVCLSSALIDKELKQLKENYQNMKQQMDRLKAEREERVNLRSELLSEYLSLVDPLIALMKKSAKVLPDGFPQVDKFIENIMYYAIEIKANNVRENEEMGEKIEEREMKLGQLKKLIEVLEEKQAEL; translated from the exons ATGGCAGCAGTGACTGTTTGCAGCACCACCAAAGGCTTGTTCCTCATGTTCACCCTGCTGTCTCTGGTTTGCCTTTCAAGTGCACTGATAGACAAGGAGCTG AAACAACTCAAAGAAAACTATCAGAACATGAAACAACAAATGGACAGACTGAAG GCTGAGCGTGAGGAAAGAGTGAACTTACGTTCTGAACTGCTGAGTGAATACTTGAGCCTTGTGGACCCGTTGATCGCACTGATGAAGAAATCTGCAAAGGTTTTACCTGATGGTTTTCCTCAAGTTGACAAATTTATAGAGAACATTATGTATTATGCGATTGAAATAAAGGCTAATAATGTCAGGGAGAATGAGGAGATGGGTGAGAAAATAGAGGAACGTGAAATGAAACTGGGACAACTGAAAAAACTGATTGAAGTCCTCGAGGAAAAGCAAGCTGAATTGTAA